A window from Cryptosporangium phraense encodes these proteins:
- a CDS encoding GNAT family N-acetyltransferase: protein MATFVRIRGALDERTAANLYSVVVGIVLGGGAIGWASPPTRAEFDEWLAEVVGAVRDGEAVAVLAGGVGGAVAGFGYWRRYARPTLRVNADVEKVFVAAADQGQGIGERLVSLLVESARQAGIETLTLDARGDNVGAVRLYERLGFTRYGHLPAFVAVGPYRYDQVLLAKRL, encoded by the coding sequence ATGGCCACGTTCGTGCGGATTCGGGGCGCGCTCGACGAGCGGACGGCCGCCAACCTGTACAGCGTGGTCGTCGGAATCGTGCTCGGTGGCGGGGCGATCGGCTGGGCGTCGCCGCCGACGCGGGCGGAGTTCGACGAGTGGCTGGCCGAGGTCGTCGGTGCGGTCCGGGACGGCGAGGCCGTGGCGGTGCTGGCCGGGGGCGTCGGTGGGGCGGTGGCCGGGTTCGGGTACTGGCGCCGGTACGCCCGCCCGACGCTGCGGGTGAACGCGGACGTCGAGAAGGTGTTCGTGGCCGCGGCCGATCAGGGGCAGGGGATCGGCGAGCGGCTGGTGAGCCTGCTGGTCGAGTCGGCCCGGCAGGCCGGGATCGAGACGCTCACTCTCGACGCGCGCGGCGACAACGTGGGGGCGGTGCGGCTCTACGAGCGCCTGGGCTTCACCCGCTACGGCCACCTACCAGCCTTCGTCGCCGTCGGCCCCTACCGCTACGACCAGGTCTTGCTGGCAAAACGGCTGTAG
- a CDS encoding inositol-3-phosphate synthase — MGSVRVAIVGVGNCAASLVQGVHYYRDADPTTRVPGLMHVQFGDYHVRDVEFVAAFDVDAKKVGRDLSEAIVASENNTITITEVPPTGVTVQRGHTYDGLGEYYQEMVTESDDEPVDVVQVLKDAQVDVLVSYLPVGSEAADRFYAQAAIDAKVAFVNALPVFIASDPEWAQKFTDAGVPIVGDDIKSQVGATITHRVMAKLFEDRGVELLRTYQLNFGGNMDFMNMLERKRLQSKKISKTQSVTSQIPHEMEKADVHIGPSDYVPWLDDRKWAYVRLEGKAFGDVPLNLEYKLEVWDSPNSAGVIIDAVRAAKIAKDRGIGGPINSVSSYLMKSPPEQYSDDEAHAAVEAFIKGEL, encoded by the coding sequence ATGGGCTCCGTACGTGTTGCCATCGTCGGCGTCGGCAACTGTGCCGCGTCGCTCGTGCAGGGCGTGCACTACTACCGTGACGCTGACCCCACGACGCGGGTGCCCGGGCTCATGCACGTCCAGTTCGGCGACTACCACGTGCGTGACGTCGAGTTCGTCGCCGCGTTCGACGTCGACGCCAAGAAGGTCGGGCGTGACCTCTCCGAGGCCATCGTGGCCAGCGAGAACAACACGATCACGATCACCGAGGTGCCGCCGACCGGCGTGACCGTGCAGCGCGGCCACACCTACGACGGCCTCGGCGAGTACTACCAGGAGATGGTGACCGAGTCCGACGACGAGCCGGTCGACGTCGTCCAGGTGCTCAAGGACGCCCAGGTCGACGTCCTCGTGTCCTACCTGCCGGTGGGCTCCGAGGCGGCGGACCGCTTCTACGCCCAGGCCGCGATCGACGCCAAGGTCGCGTTCGTCAACGCGCTGCCGGTGTTCATCGCCTCCGACCCGGAGTGGGCGCAGAAGTTCACCGACGCCGGGGTGCCGATCGTCGGCGACGACATCAAGTCGCAGGTCGGGGCCACGATCACCCACCGCGTGATGGCCAAGCTGTTCGAGGACCGGGGGGTCGAGCTGCTGCGTACGTACCAGCTCAACTTCGGCGGCAACATGGACTTCATGAACATGCTGGAGCGCAAGCGGCTCCAGTCGAAGAAGATCTCCAAGACGCAGTCGGTCACCTCGCAGATCCCGCACGAGATGGAGAAGGCCGACGTTCACATCGGCCCGTCCGACTACGTGCCGTGGCTCGACGACCGCAAGTGGGCCTACGTCCGGCTCGAGGGCAAGGCGTTCGGCGACGTTCCGCTGAACCTGGAGTACAAGCTCGAGGTCTGGGACTCCCCGAACTCGGCCGGCGTGATCATCGACGCGGTGCGCGCGGCGAAGATCGCCAAGGACCGCGGCATCGGCGGCCCGATCAACTCGGTGTCGTCCTACCTCATGAAGAGCCCGCCCGAGCAGTACAGCGACGACGAGGCCCACGCCGCCGTCGAAGCGTTCATCAAGGGCGAACTCTAA